In Nyctibius grandis isolate bNycGra1 chromosome 6, bNycGra1.pri, whole genome shotgun sequence, a single genomic region encodes these proteins:
- the PRDM8 gene encoding PR domain zinc finger protein 8 encodes MEDAGVQRGIWDGDAKTVQQCLTDIFTSVYTTCDIPENAIFGPCVLSHTSLYDSIAFIALKSTDKRTVPYIFRVDTSAANGSSEGLMWLRLVQSAREREEQNLEAYIKSGQLFYRSLRRIAKDEELLVWYGKELTELLLLGPARAPARSNGSPPFACPECSQRFQFELPFAAHLRFRCPKRLHGPDTGPAAEAPGGKDGAGKEQEAGKYCKPGGPLRHPFPGADGGSPAASTKPSTDFHNLARELENSRGGHGGSPGRPAHPEGGPEPPAGKAKRRYPEEEERGPGAAARGRFPAERPGLPAAPKEEPVCAPQQQYRAAGSYCGLEEGGRLFAPPSPETGEAKRSAFVEVKKAARGPEPDGGGPEEGQERASPAAPGPGGAEPGLCPRGGPAGPLAARLEGGSPARGSAFTTVPQLGGGPGGAAEERKSAFSQPARSFPHVPPLVLGQKLGGLGEPCPDGAAAPARLYAAEALAVKLPGGGEAAGGGGGGGGGGGGGLPKQSPFLYATAFWPKSSAAAAVAAAAAGPLQLQLPSALTLLPPSFTSLCLPAQNWCAKCNASFRMTSDLVYHMRSHHKKEYALEPLVKRRREEKLKCPICNESFRERHHLSRHMTSHN; translated from the exons ATGGAGGACGCCGGCGTCCAGAGGGGAATATGGGACGGGGACGCCAAGACGGTCCAGCAGTGCTTGACTGACATTTTCACCAGCGTTTACACCACCTGCGACATTCCGGAAAATGCCATTTTCGGCCCCTGCGTCCTGAGCCACACGTCCCTGTACGACAGCATCGCCTTCATCGCCCTCAAGTCCACCGACAAGCGCACCGTCCCCTACATATTCCGG GTGGACACGTCGGCGGCCAACGGCTCGTCGGAGGGGCTGATGTGGCTGCGGCTGGTGCAGTCGGCGCGGGAGCGAGAGGAGCAGAACCTGGAGGCCTACATCAAGAGCGGGCAGCTCTTCTACCGCTCCCTGCGCCGCATCGCCAAGGACGAGGAGCTGCTGGTGTGGTACGGCAAGGAGCTCacggagctgctgctgctcggcCCCGCCCGGGCCCCCGCCCGCAGCAACG GCTCGCCGCCCTTCGCCTGCCCCGAGTGCAGCCAGCGCTTCCAGTTCGAGCTGCCCTTCGCCGCCCACCTCCGGTTCCGCTGCCCCAAGAGGCTGCACGGCCCCGacaccggccccgccgccgaGGCCCCCGGCGGCAAGGACGGCGCCGGCAAGGAGCAGGAGGCCGGCAAGTACTGCAAGCCCGGCGGGCCGCTCCGCCACCCCTTCCCCGGGGCCGACGGCGGCAGCCCCGCCGCCAGCACCAAGCCCTCCACGGACTTCCACAACCTGGCGCGGGAGCTGGAGAACTCCCGCGGCGGCCACGGCGGGTCCCCGGGACGGCCGGCGCACCCCGAGGGCGGCCCCGAGCCGCCGGCCGGGAAGGCCAAGCGGCGGTACcccgaggaggaggagcggggccccggggcggcggcgcggggccgctTCCCGGCGgagcggccggggctgcccgcggcgCCCAAGGAGGAGCCGGTGTGCGCCCCGCAGCAGCAGTACCGGGCGGCCGGCTCCTACTGCGGCTTGGAGGAGGGCGGCCGCCTCTTCGCCCCGCCGAGCCCGGAGACGGGGGAGGCCAAGCGCAGCGCCTTCGTGGAGGTGAAGAAGGCGGCCCGCGGCCCCGAGCCCGACGGCGGCGGCCCCGAGGAGGGCCAGGAGCGCGCctcgcccgccgccccggggccgggcggcgcggAGCCGGGGCTGTGCccccgcggcggccccgccgggccgctGGCCGCCCGCCTGGAGGGGGGCAGCCCGGCGCGGGGCAGCGCCTTCACCACGGTGCCGCAGCtcgggggcggccccggcggcgcgGCGGAGGAGCGGAAGAGCGCCTTCTCCCAGCCCGCCCGCTCCTTCCCGCACGTCCCGCCGCTGGTGCTGGGCCAGAAGCTGGGCGGGCTGGGCGAGCCCTGCCCCGACggcgccgccgctcccgcccgcctCTACGCCGCCGAGGCGCTGGCCGTCAAGCtgccgggcggcggggaggcggcgggcggcggcggcggcggagggggtggcggcggcggggggctgcccaAGCAGAGCCCCTTCCTCTACGCCACCGCCTTCTGGCCCAAGagctcggcggcggcggcggtggcggcggcggcggcggggccgctgcagctgcagctgccgTCGGCGCTGACGCTGCTGCCGCCGTCGTTCACGTCGCTGTGCCTGCCGGCCCAGAACTGGTGCGCCAAGTGCAACGCGTCCTTCCGCATGACCTCGGACCTGGTGTACCACATGCGCTCCCACCACAAGAAGGAGTACGCGCTGGAGCCCCTCGTCAAGCGCCGCCGCGAGGAGAAGCTCAAGTGCCCCATCTGCAACGAGTCCTTCCGCGAGCGCCACCACCTCTCCCGCCACATGACCTCGCACAACTAG
- the FGF5 gene encoding fibroblast growth factor 5 isoform X4 — MRTCILEIFAVSQGIVGIRGVFSNKFLAMSKKGKLHASARFTADCQFRERFQENSYNTYASAVHRSPRSGRHWYVALNKRGKAKRGCSPRARPQHVSTHFLPRFWQPQPPELAFTVALPEKKPPPPPKPKAAPSPPRKSPGPVRYRLKFRFG, encoded by the exons ATGAGAACCT gtattttggaaatatttgctGTGTCTCAGGGGATTGTAGGAATACGAGGAGTTTTCAGCAACAAATTTTTAGCGAtgtcaaaaaaaggaaaactccaTGCAAGT GCCCGGTTCACGGCGGACTGCCAGTTTCGGGAGCGGTTCCAGGAGAACAGCTACAACACGTACGCCTCGGCCGTGCACCGCAGCCCGCGCTCGGGCCGACACTGGTACGTGGCCCTCAACAAGCGGGGCAAAGCCAagcggggctgcagcccccgcgcccggccccaGCACGTCTCCACGCACTTCCTACCCCGCTtctggcagccccagccccccgaGCTCGCCTTCACCGTCGCCCTCCCCGAGAAGaagccaccgccgccgccgaaGCCAAAGGCCGCCCCGTCCCCGCCTCGGAAGAGCCCCGGCCCCGTCAGGTACCGGCTGAAGTTCCGCTTCGGGTAG
- the FGF5 gene encoding fibroblast growth factor 5 isoform X3, with amino-acid sequence MCRGLRAGQGILEIFAVSQGIVGIRGVFSNKFLAMSKKGKLHASARFTADCQFRERFQENSYNTYASAVHRSPRSGRHWYVALNKRGKAKRGCSPRARPQHVSTHFLPRFWQPQPPELAFTVALPEKKPPPPPKPKAAPSPPRKSPGPVRYRLKFRFG; translated from the exons ATGTGCCGAGGGCTGCGTGCTGGGCAGG gtattttggaaatatttgctGTGTCTCAGGGGATTGTAGGAATACGAGGAGTTTTCAGCAACAAATTTTTAGCGAtgtcaaaaaaaggaaaactccaTGCAAGT GCCCGGTTCACGGCGGACTGCCAGTTTCGGGAGCGGTTCCAGGAGAACAGCTACAACACGTACGCCTCGGCCGTGCACCGCAGCCCGCGCTCGGGCCGACACTGGTACGTGGCCCTCAACAAGCGGGGCAAAGCCAagcggggctgcagcccccgcgcccggccccaGCACGTCTCCACGCACTTCCTACCCCGCTtctggcagccccagccccccgaGCTCGCCTTCACCGTCGCCCTCCCCGAGAAGaagccaccgccgccgccgaaGCCAAAGGCCGCCCCGTCCCCGCCTCGGAAGAGCCCCGGCCCCGTCAGGTACCGGCTGAAGTTCCGCTTCGGGTAG
- the FGF5 gene encoding fibroblast growth factor 5 isoform X2, translating into MRRPPPAGTMRPSFLLLLLLLALPARARRERLPGGAHPGPAARNAPAPSSSSSSSASSWAAAPSRFPRSRPGRRRGRLYCRVGIGFHLQLHPDGRVDGAHDASPLSILEIFAVSQGIVGIRGVFSNKFLAMSKKGKLHASARFTADCQFRERFQENSYNTYASAVHRSPRSGRHCPSPPSSPSPSPSPRRSHRRRRSQRPPRPRLGRAPAPSGTG; encoded by the exons ATGCGGCGCCCGCCTCCCGCCGGCACGATGCGCCcgtccttcctcctcctcctcctcctgctcgcCCTGCCCGCCCGCGCCCGGCGGGAGCGGCTGCCCGGCGGGGCGCACCCGGGGCCGGCGGCCCGCAACGCCCCCgcgccttcctcctcctcctcctcctccgcctcctcGTGGGCGGCGGCGCCGAGCCGCTTCCCGCGGAGccgcccggggcggcggcggggccggctgTACTGCCGGGTGGGCATCGGCTTCCACCTCCAGCTGCACCCCGACGGCCGCGTGGACGGCGCCCACGACGCGAGCCCGCTCA gtattttggaaatatttgctGTGTCTCAGGGGATTGTAGGAATACGAGGAGTTTTCAGCAACAAATTTTTAGCGAtgtcaaaaaaaggaaaactccaTGCAAGT GCCCGGTTCACGGCGGACTGCCAGTTTCGGGAGCGGTTCCAGGAGAACAGCTACAACACGTACGCCTCGGCCGTGCACCGCAGCCCGCGCTCGGGCCGACACTG ccccagccccccgaGCTCGCCTTCACCGTCGCCCTCCCCGAGAAGaagccaccgccgccgccgaaGCCAAAGGCCGCCCCGTCCCCGCCTCGGAAGAGCCCCGGCCCCGTCAGGTACCGGCTGA
- the FGF5 gene encoding fibroblast growth factor 5 isoform X1 — MRRPPPAGTMRPSFLLLLLLLALPARARRERLPGGAHPGPAARNAPAPSSSSSSSASSWAAAPSRFPRSRPGRRRGRLYCRVGIGFHLQLHPDGRVDGAHDASPLSILEIFAVSQGIVGIRGVFSNKFLAMSKKGKLHASARFTADCQFRERFQENSYNTYASAVHRSPRSGRHWYVALNKRGKAKRGCSPRARPQHVSTHFLPRFWQPQPPELAFTVALPEKKPPPPPKPKAAPSPPRKSPGPVRYRLKFRFG; from the exons ATGCGGCGCCCGCCTCCCGCCGGCACGATGCGCCcgtccttcctcctcctcctcctcctgctcgcCCTGCCCGCCCGCGCCCGGCGGGAGCGGCTGCCCGGCGGGGCGCACCCGGGGCCGGCGGCCCGCAACGCCCCCgcgccttcctcctcctcctcctcctccgcctcctcGTGGGCGGCGGCGCCGAGCCGCTTCCCGCGGAGccgcccggggcggcggcggggccggctgTACTGCCGGGTGGGCATCGGCTTCCACCTCCAGCTGCACCCCGACGGCCGCGTGGACGGCGCCCACGACGCGAGCCCGCTCA gtattttggaaatatttgctGTGTCTCAGGGGATTGTAGGAATACGAGGAGTTTTCAGCAACAAATTTTTAGCGAtgtcaaaaaaaggaaaactccaTGCAAGT GCCCGGTTCACGGCGGACTGCCAGTTTCGGGAGCGGTTCCAGGAGAACAGCTACAACACGTACGCCTCGGCCGTGCACCGCAGCCCGCGCTCGGGCCGACACTGGTACGTGGCCCTCAACAAGCGGGGCAAAGCCAagcggggctgcagcccccgcgcccggccccaGCACGTCTCCACGCACTTCCTACCCCGCTtctggcagccccagccccccgaGCTCGCCTTCACCGTCGCCCTCCCCGAGAAGaagccaccgccgccgccgaaGCCAAAGGCCGCCCCGTCCCCGCCTCGGAAGAGCCCCGGCCCCGTCAGGTACCGGCTGAAGTTCCGCTTCGGGTAG